The proteins below are encoded in one region of Homo sapiens chromosome 2, GRCh38.p14 Primary Assembly:
- the KCNS3 gene encoding delayed-rectifier potassium channel regulatory subunit KCNS3 isoform X1, giving the protein MVFGEFFHRPGQDEELVNLNVGGFKQSVDQSTLLRFPHTRLGKLLTCHSEEAILELCDDYSVADKEYYFDRNPSLFRYVLNFYYTGKLHVMEELCVFSFCQEIEYWGINELFIDSCCSNRYQERKEENHEKDWDQKSHDVSTDSSFEESSLFEKELEKFDTLRFGQLRKKIWIRMENPAYCLSAKLIAISSLSVVLASIVAMCVHSMSEFQNEDGEVDDPVLEGVEIACIAWFTGELAVRLAAAPCQKKFWKNPLNIIDFVSIIPFYATLAVDTKEEESEDIENMGKVVQILRLMRIFRILKLARHSVGLRSLGATLRHSYHEVGLLLLFLSVGISIFSVLIYSVEKDDHTSSLTSIPICWWWATISMTTVGYGDTHPVTLAGKLIASTCIICGILVVALPITIIFNKFSKYYQKQKDIDVDQCSEDAPEKCHELPYFNIRDIYAQRMHTFITSLSSVGIVVSDPDSTDASSIEDNEDICNTTSLENCTAK; this is encoded by the coding sequence ATGGTGTTTGGTGAGTTTTTCCATCGCCCTGGACAAGACGAGGAACTTGTCAACCTGAATGTGGGGGGCTTTAAGCAGTCTGTTGACCAAAGCACCCTCCTGCGGTTTCCTCACACCAGACTGGGGAAGCTGCTTACTTGCCATTCTGAAGAGGCCATTCTGGAGCTGTGTGATGATTACAGTGTGGCCGATAAGGAGTACTACTTTGATCGGAATCCCTCCTTGTTCAgatatgttttgaatttttattacacGGGGAAGCTGCATGTCATGGAGGAGCTGTGCGTATTCTCATTCTGCCAGGAGATCGAGTACTGGGGCATCAACGAGCTCTTCATTGATTCTTGCTGCAGCAATCGCTACCAGGAACGCAAGGAGGAAAACCACGAGAAGGACTGGGACCAGAAAAGCCATGATGTGAGTACCGACTCCTCGTTTGAAGAGTCGTCTCTGTTTGAGAAAGAGCTGGAGAAGTTTGACACACTGCGATTTGGTCAGCTCCGGAAGAAAATCTGGATTAGAATGGAGAATCCAGCGTACTGCCTGTCCGCTAAGCTTATCGCTATCTCCTCCTTGAGCGTGGTGCTGGCCTCCATCGTGGCCATGTGCGTTCACAGCATGTCGGAGTTCCAGAATGAGGATGGAGAAGTGGATGATCCGGTGCTGGAAGGAGTGGAGATCGCGTGCATTGCCTGGTTCACCGGGGAGCTTGCCGTCCGGCTGGCTGCCGCTCCTTGTCaaaagaaattctggaaaaaCCCTCTGAACATCATTGACTTTGTCTCTATTATTCCCTTCTATGCCACGTTGGCTGTAGACAccaaggaggaagagagtgaggatATTGAGAACATGGGCAAGGTGGTCCAGATCCTACGGCTTATGAGGATTTTCCGAATTCTAAAGCTTGCCCGGCACTCGGTAGGACTTCGGTCTCTAGGTGCCACACTGAGACACAGCTACCATGAAGTTGGgcttctgcttctcttcctctctgtgggcatttccattttctctgtgcTTATCTACTCCGTGGAGAAAGATGACCACACAtccagcctcaccagcatccCCATCTGCTGGTGGTGGGCCACCATCAGCATGACAACTGTGGGCTATGGAGACACCCACCCGGTCACCTTGGCGGGAAAGCTCATCGCCAGCACATGCATCATCTGTGGCATCTTGGTGGTGGCCCTtcccatcaccatcatcttcaaCAAGTTTTCCAAGTACTACCAGAAGCAAAAGGACATTGATGTGGACCAGTGCAGTGAGGATGCACCAGAGAAGTGTCATGAGCTACCTTACTTTAACATTAGGGATATATATGCACAGCGGATGCACACCTTCATTACCAGTCTCTCTTCTGTAGGCATTGTGGTGAGCGATCCTGACTCCACAGATGCTTCAAGCATTGAAGACAATGAGGACATTTGTAACACCACCTCCTTGGAGAATTGCACAGCAAAATGA